The genomic stretch AACGCGCTGGCGCGGCGGAAGCCGTCCTCGTCGCCTTCCTCGCCCGGCAGTTTCTGCAGCAGCAGGCCGGCGGCGCGCTGGCCGTCGCAGGCCAGCAGCAGGCGGGTGGGCAGCTGCTCCGACTGGCGGAAGTAGTCTTCGAAGGCCGCATCCAGCCGATCCGCTTCCAGCGCCACCAGGCCCTGGTAGCGCATCGGCTCGCCGTTGCCCAGCGGCGGATTCTCGATGGTGATGGCCAGTAGCGCGTCGGCCCCGAGTGCGCGCAGGTCGCGCGAAGGCGCGCCGGCGGACTCGTTCAGGCGGACGATACCGCGCAGGGTGCCGGCGGCGGTGCATTCGGCGAACAGGGTGCCGATGGCACCGGCGCTGCGCAGCTGGACCGACAGCCGGCCGTCGACCTTGGCATGGCCGGTGAACAGGGCGGCAGCGGCCGACGCCTCCCCCAGCAGTTCGGCGGCGGCCTGCGGGTAGTCGGCGCGCGCGGCGATGCTACGCCAGGTTTCGCCAAGGTGGACGGCGACGCCGCGCACGCCGGCAGCGGGAAGCAGGAAGCGCAGCTGCGCGTCGGGGATCATGTTCATGTGGATACCGTGGAAGAGCCCGGATGCGGATAATGCGCGGGCAGCAGGGGGATGATGATGAATCGAAATGGGGCGTCTGGGCGCCGTTCGCAAGGCGGCTCCGCATGAGTGGCGGAACCCGCAAGCGCCGGCTGCGTGGATGGTGGTGGAAGCTGCCGTTGCTGTTCGTCGCCTTCAGTGTGCTGCAGGTGCTGGCGCTGCGCTTCGTGGACCCGCCGCTGTCCGCGTTCATGGCGGCGCGCTGGGTGGACGCGGCGCTGGCCGGCAACCCCGGTTTCCGCATTTCCCATGACTGGCGCGACCTGCGGGCCATCTCGCCGAACCTGCCGCTGGCTCTGGTGGCGGCGGAAGACCAGAACTTCGCCCGCCACCACGGCTTCGATTTCGCCGCCATCGAGAAGGCGCAGGCGCACAACGAAAAGATGCGCGCGCGCGCGGAGAAGCGTGGCAGGCCGGTCAAGCGCATCCGCGGCGCCAGCACCATCAGCCAGCAGACCGCCAAGAACCTGTTCCTGTGGCAGGGCACCGGGCCGACCCGGTGGCTGCGCAAGGGACTGGAAGTCTGGTACACGGCGCTGATCGAAGCGCTGTGGCCGAAGCGGCGGATCCTCGAGGTCTACGCCAACATCGCCGAATTCGGCGACGGCGTGTACGGCGCCCAGGCTGCCTCGCGCAGCTTCTTCCGCAAGGACGCGTCCAGGCTGTCCGCTTCCGAGGCGGCGCGGCTGGCGGCGGTGTTGCCGAGTCCGAAGCGCTACAGCGCAGCCAGGCCGGGACCCTACGTGCAGCGCCGCGCGGCGACGATCCAGCGGCAGATGGGCGCGATCGGCGGTACCGGATACCTGCGCGCGCTGGACTGAGCGGGCCATGGGGCGCGGTGCTGCAGGGTGCGGCTGGCATACTTCCCCGATGGATGGGATCGTGCCGGAACACCGCTGCCTGACGCTCGTGGTCGCCGCCTTCAACGAGGAGGATGCCCTGCCGCGCCTGCACCCGCGCATCCGCGTGGCCTTGGACATGGCCGAGGCCGAAGGCCTGCAGGCGCGCGTGCTGTATGTCGACGACGGCAGCCGCGACGGCACCTGGGCGCTGCTGCAGCGGTTCGCGCGCGAGGACGCACGGGTGGCGTTGCTGCGGCTGTCGCGCAACTTCGGCAAGGAAGCGGCCCTGACCGCGGGGCTGGACCGGGTCGAGCGCGGCGCCGTGCTGATCCTCGATGCAGACGGGCAGGATCCGCCGGAACTGCTGCCGCAGTTCGTGGCGAAGTGGCGCGAGGGCTATGACGACGTGTTCGGCACCCGCGTCGCCCGCGACGGCGAAGGCGTGTTCAAGCGCGCCAGCGCGCATGCCTTCTACCGCGTCATCGGCGCTCTGTCGAAGACGCCGGTGCCGCGCGACACCGGGGATTTCCGGCTGCTGTCGCCGCGGGCGCTGGCGGCGCTGCGGCAGCTGCGTGAACGCCACCGCTTCATGAAGGGGCTGTTCGGCTGGATCGGCTTCAACGCGGTGTCGATCCCCTACCAGCGCGATGCGCGCTCTGCCGGGCGCAGCAAGTTCAATGCGTGGAAGCTGTGGAACTTCGCGCTGGAAGGCATCACCGGTTTTTCCACAGTGCCGCTGCGGCTGGCCACCTACGCCGGCCTGGCCACCGCGCTGTTCGCGTTCGGCTACGGCAGCTGGGTGATCCTGAAAGCGCTGTTGTGGGGCGACCGGGTAGCGGGCTGGCCGTCGATGATGGCGGTGATCCTGTTCCTCGGCGGCGTCCAGCTGATGGCGCTGGGGATGATCGGCGAGTACCTCGGCCGGCTCTACGAGGAATCCAAGCAGCGCCCGCTGTACCTGGTCGACGCCTGGCGGCCTGCGGAGGGAGTATCCTCGGGCTGGCATCCAGATCTTCTTCCCGAAACGAAAGGAGTCCGCCATGCGCACGGTGCGGCAGCTGCTGGAGGCGAAGTCGCCTGAGATCATCGCGATCGGGCCGGAGGCGCCGGTCATCGATGCCATCCGCCTGATGGCGGAGCGCGGCATCGGCGCGTTGCTGGTGATGCAGGGTGCGCGTCTTGCCGGCATCCTTTCCGAACGCGACTACGCCCGCAAGATCGTGCTGCAGGGGCGCTCGTCACGGGACACGCCGGTGCGCGACATCATGACCGCCGAGGTGGTGTCGGTGGCCCCGGGCGACAGCATCGACCACTGCATGCAGCTGGTGACCAACCGCCGCATCCGCCACCTGCCGGTGGTCGACGCCGGCGAGGTGGTTGGCGTGCTGTCGATCGGCGACCTGGTCAAGACGGTCATCGAGCTGCAGCGGCGCGACATCGACCAGTTGCAGCGCTATATCGCTTCCTGAGCGTCGCCGGCCCCACCAGCCGGTGGATCAGCTCTTGTCGATCACGTCCGACAGCAGCTTGAGCAGCTTGTCGTAGTTGTCGGCATGCGTCTTCATCGCGCCCAGATACGGGGCCAGGGCAGGCTGCAGTGACACGGGCATCGGCGGCATCCCCGCCATCACCATCGGCGGCGGCATGCTCAGCATCGCCTTGAAACCGGTGTTGGCTGCGGAAAGCACGCTGAGCTGTGCTTTCAGGGTGGTCTTGGTATTGGTGTCCACGAGGGCCCTCGGAGTGGGCGGCAGGATGCCGCGACTCCCGGTACAACGGCGGCGCCGGTCGCCGCCGGCCATGGCTCAGCGCGCGTAGCGCCCGCCGCAGTCCGAATCCTTGCCCGGGCCGGGTTCGAACGTTGCCAGCAGCGCGGCCGGAGGGGCGATGTTGGCCAGCGCCAGTGCCAGCGCCGCGCGCAGTCCGACGCGGGCGAGATCGGGCCGGAACGAGGGGTCCCTGAAACTGCCGCCCACCAGCAATGGCGCCCGGAACACGAACAGGCTGCGGTCCTTCGGGCGCGGCCGCAGCTTCAGATCCAGGGTTTCGTCGCGCAGGCTGATGCGCCCCTCTCCGACCAGGATGGTGTCGGTGGTATCGAAGGCCAGGCTGCGGGCGGTCATCATCCCGCCGGCCACCGCGAAGTCGCCCCAGGCGCAGCGGATCGGCACGCGTCGATCCTTTGTCAGCAGGAACTTGAGCGCTTCCTGCACGTCCAGTCCCGCCAGTTCCATCACCAGGTTGCTGATCCGGCCGCTGCCCATGCCGATCGCGACTTCGCCGTCCGCGCTGGCCAGCATGCGGGCCACGGAGTTGCCGTTGCCGGTCAGTGCCAGGCTGCCGCCGATGCGTCCGATGGCGTCCTGGGCCGCCGCCGGTGTCGGCAGCAGTTGCGCCAGCGCCAACCCGCGCACGCTCGCGTCCGCGCGCGTGTGGATCGGCGTGCGCCGTGCGTCCATGCGGATGGTCGCGCGGATGTCGCCGCCAGCCACGCCGAAATTGAGCGGTGCCAAGCGCAGCAGGCCATC from Thermomonas sp. XSG encodes the following:
- a CDS encoding Hsp33 family molecular chaperone HslO yields the protein MIPDAQLRFLLPAAGVRGVAVHLGETWRSIAARADYPQAAAELLGEASAAAALFTGHAKVDGRLSVQLRSAGAIGTLFAECTAAGTLRGIVRLNESAGAPSRDLRALGADALLAITIENPPLGNGEPMRYQGLVALEADRLDAAFEDYFRQSEQLPTRLLLACDGQRAAGLLLQKLPGEEGDEDGFRRASALFDTLGSDELLALPPSEVIHRLFHEEAPELVGERPLRFACSCSRERVEGMLVSLGREEADAAVAAGDGTASILCEFCGQGYGFDAGEIAALFSREASTQPAAPGLQ
- the mtgA gene encoding monofunctional biosynthetic peptidoglycan transglycosylase, with amino-acid sequence MSGGTRKRRLRGWWWKLPLLFVAFSVLQVLALRFVDPPLSAFMAARWVDAALAGNPGFRISHDWRDLRAISPNLPLALVAAEDQNFARHHGFDFAAIEKAQAHNEKMRARAEKRGRPVKRIRGASTISQQTAKNLFLWQGTGPTRWLRKGLEVWYTALIEALWPKRRILEVYANIAEFGDGVYGAQAASRSFFRKDASRLSASEAARLAAVLPSPKRYSAARPGPYVQRRAATIQRQMGAIGGTGYLRALD
- a CDS encoding glycosyltransferase family 2 protein, which gives rise to MPEHRCLTLVVAAFNEEDALPRLHPRIRVALDMAEAEGLQARVLYVDDGSRDGTWALLQRFAREDARVALLRLSRNFGKEAALTAGLDRVERGAVLILDADGQDPPELLPQFVAKWREGYDDVFGTRVARDGEGVFKRASAHAFYRVIGALSKTPVPRDTGDFRLLSPRALAALRQLRERHRFMKGLFGWIGFNAVSIPYQRDARSAGRSKFNAWKLWNFALEGITGFSTVPLRLATYAGLATALFAFGYGSWVILKALLWGDRVAGWPSMMAVILFLGGVQLMALGMIGEYLGRLYEESKQRPLYLVDAWRPAEGVSSGWHPDLLPETKGVRHAHGAAAAGGEVA
- a CDS encoding CBS domain-containing protein; protein product: MRTVRQLLEAKSPEIIAIGPEAPVIDAIRLMAERGIGALLVMQGARLAGILSERDYARKIVLQGRSSRDTPVRDIMTAEVVSVAPGDSIDHCMQLVTNRRIRHLPVVDAGEVVGVLSIGDLVKTVIELQRRDIDQLQRYIAS